CAAATCATAGGAACGCTCTGTAACAAACTCAGTGAAGTTAAGCGTAATTTTACCTGGTTGAGTAGGTTGGATAATAAACTTACAATCACTATCGACTGGATAATTCCAGCTACCACTGCCATCACTTAATGTACCCTGATTATCCGTTAAATACTGGGTTCCCTGGCAAAAAGGAATATGGGCTAGTGATGGTTTTGGCGCTGCTCTAACAAAAGCCATACGCTGGTTAAAATTGTAATTAGTTCTGGGATTGGGTTGATTAAGTAAAAAATAGCCATTCATACTCCCTCCCCATCCCCAATTCATATGAAAATAGCCCTTGCCATCATAACCATCAACTACCCAAGCGTGACCAGCTCCCTGCTCACTTAAACCGGTTAAAATCACTACCCGCTTAGACTTTAATTCATCAAGAATTAATGTTTGCCATTCAGCGCTCGAGTAATTGGATACATACTCAAAACCATTTGTGACATAGCCAAAATGTTTCTCCAATGCATTAGGAATATAACGCATGCCAGCAAGTGACACTTTATTACCATATAAAGTACTGACTGCCGCCCCGGCATGAAATAATAATTTAGCTACTTCATCATTGGCTTCTGCTAAGTTATTGTCCATGCTGTCCCATTGATAGGTAGTTGCAGCAAAATTGACGGTAATTTCATCCTGATCAGGGTATTTGTAAGTATGGCTTCCCGTCCCCACAGAAGGGTACTGGTAATATTTTAAAAACTGCCCCAACGCAGTAGCCACACATCCTGTTAAATAATCATTGGGTACCCAGTCATTATAATAACCATTTTGGGACCACTCCGATGTAGTTAATGGTGCAATGGCTGTCTCAGCCTCATGCTCTACTCGGTGGACACTTCTTGCAACTCTGCTTCTAGGGGCTAACCCATCAGACAATTTAGTGTCTTGTTGTTTATTAGCTTTATCCTTCAATTGATTTGCATATTGTTCAAGCCAACCGTTAAAAGCTGTATTGTTCTGATCAAAACCTATACTATCACCATGATCTGCACCATAGGCAATAACAGGCTTATTCTCATCATCAGCAGCAACAATCACAAACCCCTTACGATTAAACTGAATTATATAAAATTGATTTTCTCCAAGTGCATTATTTTTAATTTGAATATCAGTAATTTCAGCTTTAGCTTTCTGAGTATCTTTAAGCACTTTATTTCGATAAGTTTGTAGTGCTATTTGCTTGGCAGTTTCAACTGATAAAGTATCTGCTAGAACACTTACAGAAGTAGACAAACCAATTAATAAATTGGTACAACATAATAAAGGCATGAAGCATTTTTTATTTTTCATTAATTTGAAGCACTCCACTTACAACAATCAAATAAATACACTACTATTTTAGTTACCCTGGTATTCCAAAACCATTGGCCATCATAACACCTAGTAGTGGTAAAATAATAATACCCAGTAACTCTACCCGAATCATCATTTTAATCGTTTTCGGTGGCTCGACCATATCAGTCAAATTTCCTGCTTTTCTGGTTTTAATAAAATAGATTGTTGGATAGATAGTAAGTAAGGCCACTACAATAAATACCGTTACTTTTAAGTGAAACAGCCAATTGGCTAAATAGTAATCGGTAGGTTTTCCTAGCCACAATACCAGTACAAGTCCAGACAGTAATACGACAAGTGCTGAAACACCAAAGATCGCATCAATAATGGCCAGTCTCTTAATTTCAACTCGCTGCATACGGTCTGATAATAGTAAATGCTCTGCTACACAGGTAGAAAATAGGAGCAAAGTAGCTAACAAGTGAATATATTTGGTAATGATATAATCCATTTTAATTCCAGACTAATAATTAAAAAACAGCAGGATATCAATTGCCACTTCACTATGCTAGCAAGTGTTTCATTCGTAACTTTTAAGGACCTGTTCGGTTAAGTAAGGGAATGTTTGCTTTTATTAAATGGAGTTTTTTACCATCCCAACCGAATTGATGCAGGCACTGCCAATTAAGCTTAACCGGGGACTTATTGGTCATATTCCATTGGCAGGCAGCGGCAAGTAGCGCACGTATCACGCCTTTGTGAGTCACAACGCCTATTGTTTCATCCGTATCAGCCAATGTTTGTAACCAATTTAACAACCGGTGTTGTACTTCAAGTGGTGACTCCCCTCCTGGGCATTGCAAATGAATCCCTTTTGGTTCTTCCAATGCCATTCTGGGATCAAGACCTCGAAGCTCAATTAATGACTTTCCTTCCCACTCCCCCCAGTCCATTTCTGTCAATGGCTCTGCCACGTCTCCTGTTAAACCCAAACCCACTAGAGTTTGCTGGGCCCGTTGCAAGGGACTTACATACCATTGCTTAATCTGACAAACAGCTGGTATTTGCAGTGTTTTTAACTGGGCGATACTGGTGTCAGTTAAGGGGACATCACAACGCCCCTGAATTAAGCCTTGCTGGTTCCAGGCAGTTGGCCAGTGACGTAAAAAGTAAATTGACTGCATTATTAGAGGTGCCCTTATTTACTCATTAGTAAATTAAAGTGGTTTTTCAACCAGCGGCTGATATTGGTAATTGAATGATTTTGCCTGATATGTTGTATTCCCCGCAGTCCCAATTTCTGTCGGTATGCTTGATCTAATAGCAACTGTCGAATAGCGCAGGCAAAGTCATTGGGCTGCTCGGTTGATAATAAAATACCAGCCGGGCTGGCCTGGTCAAATAAACTAACCACCCCTACTTCTGTTGCTCCTGCTATACACGGCAAACCAGCTGCCTGCGCTTCTAAAAACACCATCCCTAATGCTTCACTAATAGCAGGCCAAATAAATAGGTCTGAAGCGGTTAACCACCGTGCGACTTCTACTTCTGGCAATGCACCAACCCAGCGAATTCGGTGGGTTAAATCACCAAAATAAGCTTGTATTTCAGCACGGGCTTTACCGTCTCCCACCACAACCCAATACCAGTCCAGGTCTGTTAACTGAGGTAATATGCGACTGAGGTAGTGATAAGACAGTTGTTTATCACGGGGACGTAACATTGCCACAGTTAATAGCCAATGACTGTTAATGGGTAATTGCCACTGATTAGACAGCTGCTGCCTTAATTGACTTTTATTGTCATTGATCACAATGGGATCAATAAAAGGCTTGATCTGTTGAACCCGCTCACTACTACCCAACACTTGTTGTAAACCTGGTACATCATCGGGATTGAGCGATAAAATACTGTCTGCTTGTTGAATCGCTGTTACTGAAGCAGCTAGCCCTGGCGCCCAAGGGCCTACTTGTTGTTTTGCTGCATAGGAAGCCTCTATTAGCACATACGGAATATTTAACGCCTGGCTCACCAAAGGGCCAAGGTAGTCAGGCGCTTTATGATAGAGGTGATACGTTAACCACAAGGCAGGCTGTTGTGATTGAGGCCATTGTAGCCAACGCCGAATTAGTCGTTGTGCTTTATGCTCACCTAGTTTTGCCAATCGCTGCTGGCGAATGAAATCACCACTGCGATCATAACTGCGCAGACTATCAGCCAATAACACCTTAAAGCCTGCTTTTTCACAAGCTTGCCAAAATAACCGGGCAATTCGCTGTTCACCTGAAGGTATCGGATGAAAAGGCGATTTCAAGGGTGCATAAAAGGCTATGGTTTGATTCATTATTCTTTTTCATTAGAAGTTAGGCCAAACTGCTTCACTAACCGTTCAATATTCGTTGCTAAAGAAAACTCCGTAGTGACTCGTTGTTTACCCGCCTCAGCTAAACGATGACGCAAAGTGTCGTCTGTAATCAGCTTAGCAATGGCATTAGCTAATGCAGAAGCATCTTCCTGTGGAACTAATAAACCGGTTTGCTGATCAATGATCAGCTCCGGAATACCCGAAATATTCGAAGCAATACAAGACAACCCTTGACTTTGCGCT
This genomic interval from Spartinivicinus ruber contains the following:
- a CDS encoding C10 family peptidase: MKNKKCFMPLLCCTNLLIGLSTSVSVLADTLSVETAKQIALQTYRNKVLKDTQKAKAEITDIQIKNNALGENQFYIIQFNRKGFVIVAADDENKPVIAYGADHGDSIGFDQNNTAFNGWLEQYANQLKDKANKQQDTKLSDGLAPRSRVARSVHRVEHEAETAIAPLTTSEWSQNGYYNDWVPNDYLTGCVATALGQFLKYYQYPSVGTGSHTYKYPDQDEITVNFAATTYQWDSMDNNLAEANDEVAKLLFHAGAAVSTLYGNKVSLAGMRYIPNALEKHFGYVTNGFEYVSNYSSAEWQTLILDELKSKRVVILTGLSEQGAGHAWVVDGYDGKGYFHMNWGWGGSMNGYFLLNQPNPRTNYNFNQRMAFVRAAPKPSLAHIPFCQGTQYLTDNQGTLSDGSGSWNYPVDSDCKFIIQPTQPGKITLNFTEFVTERSYDLVKIYDGTTTSSPLIGQFSGSQIPATMTSTSGSMLIHFSSDEVVTKKGWTANYTVQ
- a CDS encoding glycosyltransferase family 4 protein, which encodes MNQTIAFYAPLKSPFHPIPSGEQRIARLFWQACEKAGFKVLLADSLRSYDRSGDFIRQQRLAKLGEHKAQRLIRRWLQWPQSQQPALWLTYHLYHKAPDYLGPLVSQALNIPYVLIEASYAAKQQVGPWAPGLAASVTAIQQADSILSLNPDDVPGLQQVLGSSERVQQIKPFIDPIVINDNKSQLRQQLSNQWQLPINSHWLLTVAMLRPRDKQLSYHYLSRILPQLTDLDWYWVVVGDGKARAEIQAYFGDLTHRIRWVGALPEVEVARWLTASDLFIWPAISEALGMVFLEAQAAGLPCIAGATEVGVVSLFDQASPAGILLSTEQPNDFACAIRQLLLDQAYRQKLGLRGIQHIRQNHSITNISRWLKNHFNLLMSK
- a CDS encoding DUF2214 family protein → MDYIITKYIHLLATLLLFSTCVAEHLLLSDRMQRVEIKRLAIIDAIFGVSALVVLLSGLVLVLWLGKPTDYYLANWLFHLKVTVFIVVALLTIYPTIYFIKTRKAGNLTDMVEPPKTIKMMIRVELLGIIILPLLGVMMANGFGIPG
- a CDS encoding histidine phosphatase family protein, producing MQSIYFLRHWPTAWNQQGLIQGRCDVPLTDTSIAQLKTLQIPAVCQIKQWYVSPLQRAQQTLVGLGLTGDVAEPLTEMDWGEWEGKSLIELRGLDPRMALEEPKGIHLQCPGGESPLEVQHRLLNWLQTLADTDETIGVVTHKGVIRALLAAACQWNMTNKSPVKLNWQCLHQFGWDGKKLHLIKANIPLLNRTGP